Proteins encoded together in one Deinococcus hopiensis KR-140 window:
- a CDS encoding acyl-CoA dehydrogenase family protein: MIDEFAVFDLLSPDERLVRESVRAFCDAELLPQVADWWDRGDLPVREVMRAFGRMGLLGPTTPEEYGGAGTSYSAYGAMMYELERVDSGLRSAASVQGSLVMYPILTFGSEEQKRKYLPGLASGELIGCFGLTEPDGGSDPGAMRTRARRDGDGYVLSGSKMWITNSPAADLAVVWAKDDQSVVRGFIVPTDASGFSAPKISRKMSLRASITGEIVLDDCRIPAENLMPGSGGLKSPLSCLTSARFGIAWGAMGALEAVLQTALDYTGSRTTFGKALASRQLVQDKLVRMATDHSTGLLLAWRLGQLKDAGRMNYAQVSYAKRNNVRVALGGARLARELLGGNGITTEYPVIRHMLNLETVDTYEGTHDIHTLIVGRHLTGQGALE; this comes from the coding sequence ATGATCGACGAATTTGCCGTCTTTGACTTGCTTTCGCCCGACGAGCGCCTCGTGCGCGAGAGCGTGCGCGCCTTCTGCGACGCCGAGTTGCTGCCCCAGGTGGCGGACTGGTGGGACAGAGGTGATCTGCCCGTGCGCGAGGTGATGCGCGCGTTCGGCCGAATGGGACTGCTCGGGCCCACCACCCCGGAGGAATACGGCGGGGCGGGCACGAGCTACAGCGCCTACGGAGCGATGATGTACGAACTGGAGCGGGTGGACAGCGGCTTGCGCAGCGCGGCCAGCGTCCAGGGCAGCCTGGTGATGTACCCCATCCTGACCTTCGGCAGCGAGGAGCAAAAGCGGAAGTATCTGCCCGGCCTTGCCAGCGGTGAGCTGATCGGCTGCTTCGGCCTGACGGAGCCCGACGGCGGCTCGGATCCCGGCGCGATGCGGACGCGGGCGCGGCGCGACGGCGACGGATACGTGCTGAGCGGCAGCAAGATGTGGATCACCAACAGCCCGGCGGCGGACCTCGCCGTGGTGTGGGCGAAGGACGACCAGAGCGTGGTGCGGGGTTTTATCGTGCCTACGGACGCGTCCGGCTTCAGCGCTCCCAAGATCAGCCGCAAGATGAGCCTGCGCGCGTCCATTACCGGCGAGATCGTACTGGACGATTGCCGCATTCCCGCTGAGAACCTCATGCCGGGCTCCGGGGGACTCAAATCGCCCCTCTCCTGCCTGACCTCGGCCCGCTTCGGCATCGCGTGGGGGGCGATGGGGGCGCTGGAGGCCGTTCTCCAGACAGCCCTGGACTACACGGGCAGCCGGACCACCTTTGGCAAGGCGCTCGCCTCCCGGCAGCTCGTGCAGGACAAGCTGGTGCGGATGGCGACGGACCACTCCACGGGGCTGCTGCTCGCGTGGCGATTGGGACAACTGAAGGACGCCGGGCGCATGAACTACGCGCAGGTCAGCTACGCCAAGCGCAACAACGTGCGGGTGGCCCTGGGGGGCGCGCGGCTGGCCCGCGAACTGTTGGGAGGCAACGGCATCACCACCGAGTACCCGGTCATTCGCCACATGCTGAACCTCGAAACCGTGGACACCTACGAGGGCACCCACGACATCCACACCCTGATCGTCGGACGGCATCTGACTGGACAGGGCGCGTTGGAGTAG
- a CDS encoding TatD family hydrolase: MIDTHCHLDYLDEPASARGELGLTAMVCIGASSEHARNAVALAEQFGDVWATVGLHPTETDEDSADARAGLEALALHPRVVGIGESGLDDYWDDTKRSAQVSAFGWQLDLAARVGKPLVIHVRDKAGQDSAHRGVLDMLRAWPDVPVILHCFSGHPELLAYGVERGAYFGFAGNATYKNAHGIQEAARAVPPNRLLVETDAPFLAPVPKRGKPNRPGYVRHTLEFIAGLRGVDAAELERVTDENARRVYGLPL; the protein is encoded by the coding sequence ATGATCGACACCCACTGCCACCTCGATTACCTTGATGAGCCGGCCTCCGCGCGGGGCGAGCTGGGCCTGACGGCCATGGTCTGCATCGGGGCGAGTTCAGAACATGCCCGCAACGCCGTGGCTCTGGCCGAGCAGTTCGGGGACGTGTGGGCCACCGTGGGCCTACACCCCACGGAAACGGACGAGGACAGCGCCGATGCACGCGCTGGGCTGGAAGCGCTGGCCTTACACCCACGTGTGGTAGGCATTGGCGAGAGCGGACTCGACGACTACTGGGACGACACGAAACGGTCGGCGCAGGTCTCAGCGTTCGGGTGGCAGCTGGACCTCGCCGCGCGGGTGGGCAAGCCGCTGGTCATTCACGTGCGCGACAAGGCGGGGCAGGACTCGGCACACCGGGGGGTGCTGGACATGCTGCGGGCCTGGCCGGACGTACCCGTGATCCTGCACTGTTTCAGTGGACACCCGGAGCTGCTGGCGTATGGGGTGGAGCGCGGCGCTTATTTCGGCTTTGCGGGCAACGCGACGTACAAGAATGCCCATGGGATTCAGGAGGCCGCCCGCGCGGTGCCCCCGAACCGCCTGCTTGTGGAGACGGACGCGCCTTTCCTTGCGCCTGTGCCCAAACGTGGCAAGCCCAACCGCCCCGGCTACGTGCGGCACACGTTGGAGTTTATCGCCGGGCTGCGCGGTGTGGACGCGGCGGAACTGGAGCGGGTGACGGACGAAAACGCGCGGCGGGTGTATGGATTGCCCCTCTAG
- a CDS encoding LptA/OstA family protein, with protein MQKTTARLSLILALTATTVLAQGAENRVINIQGAPKGDVRNGPLTFSGSPVKATVSSLQIQASQATLAAPAGTPLTTAKGKRTANFTDNVVVTRKRLTAKGSKLIYSESTGQGVLSGNASATFVPDAKDKADGDTVTISAGQMSLDVDNNMSTSSGSVRMTSGSQSGQAEKLVFDEDRELAQLTGTPSLTRAAKGNQKELTMTGQEVRALTGSKTLYVRGGVKLVQGTLTTTGDAVYYDDKKNVAYVVGNAVSVDSKTKVTVKAPASGALEQRTDLARVRALNTPYKIPAEQFKFGTEK; from the coding sequence ATGCAGAAAACCACCGCCCGTCTGTCCCTGATCCTCGCCCTCACGGCCACCACGGTGCTCGCTCAGGGCGCCGAGAACCGCGTCATCAACATTCAGGGTGCGCCGAAAGGGGACGTCCGCAACGGACCGCTCACCTTCTCGGGCAGCCCGGTCAAGGCCACAGTGAGTAGCCTGCAGATTCAGGCGTCGCAGGCCACGCTGGCCGCACCCGCCGGAACGCCCCTCACCACCGCAAAGGGCAAGCGCACGGCGAACTTCACCGATAATGTGGTGGTCACACGCAAGCGCCTGACAGCCAAAGGCTCCAAGCTGATCTACAGCGAGTCCACCGGCCAGGGTGTGCTGAGCGGCAACGCCTCGGCCACCTTCGTGCCCGATGCCAAGGACAAGGCCGACGGGGACACCGTGACCATCAGCGCCGGGCAGATGAGCCTGGACGTGGACAACAACATGTCTACCAGCAGCGGCAGCGTCCGCATGACAAGCGGCAGCCAGAGCGGTCAGGCCGAGAAGCTGGTGTTCGACGAGGACCGGGAACTCGCGCAGTTGACCGGCACGCCGTCGCTGACCCGCGCCGCCAAGGGGAACCAGAAGGAACTGACCATGACCGGGCAGGAGGTCCGCGCGCTGACGGGCAGCAAGACGCTGTACGTCCGTGGCGGCGTCAAGCTGGTACAGGGCACGCTGACCACCACCGGTGACGCCGTGTACTACGACGACAAGAAGAACGTGGCCTATGTGGTGGGCAACGCGGTCAGCGTGGACAGCAAGACCAAGGTGACGGTCAAGGCCCCGGCGAGCGGCGCGCTGGAGCAGCGCACGGACCTTGCCCGCGTGCGTGCCCTGAACACGCCGTACAAGATTCCCGCGGAACAGTTCAAGTTCGGCACCGAGAAGTAA
- a CDS encoding LptA/OstA family protein: MRFLLSLTLLLALGAALPAGVRAQNTAAPGTPDPGTAEPAPDPAGPRTPLTPESAPASAGGEAENAVLELVRKDKDGQEHRIRIVRTGTTDETGIFTVCSPQDDEPQDAPNVAVFSETGAGGVRITIDKNVIRVPLAVVTQRQPKEGQEGSDGRVEASAGTAQFLDTSPEGKTDRLSRCAVGVDPKPAPETVFVTQGKTELKGQKLVYDETDGIARIDGPITFARPSDDGPLTGQSERIEVNVDQEKTTLVGGVVLNSKGGRVSKAARVEYDDQANIARLIGTPEQPAESRQGNDVLSAQLLIYNLDRDEVVVRAGENGNITGEFQDEQGSSSSGPSSSPSPASRPPAP; encoded by the coding sequence ATGCGCTTCCTGCTGTCCCTCACGCTGCTCCTCGCTCTCGGGGCGGCCCTGCCAGCCGGCGTGCGGGCGCAGAACACGGCCGCGCCCGGAACGCCGGATCCCGGAACCGCGGAGCCGGCACCCGACCCGGCAGGGCCCCGAACACCGCTGACCCCCGAATCTGCTCCTGCCAGCGCGGGAGGCGAGGCCGAGAACGCGGTGCTGGAACTCGTCCGCAAGGACAAGGACGGGCAGGAGCACCGCATCCGCATCGTCCGCACCGGTACCACCGACGAGACGGGCATCTTCACGGTATGCAGCCCTCAGGATGACGAGCCGCAGGACGCGCCCAACGTCGCCGTGTTCAGCGAGACGGGGGCGGGTGGCGTCCGCATCACCATCGACAAGAACGTGATCCGGGTGCCGCTCGCGGTGGTCACGCAGCGTCAGCCCAAGGAAGGGCAAGAGGGCAGCGACGGCCGGGTGGAGGCCAGCGCGGGCACGGCGCAGTTTCTCGACACGTCCCCGGAGGGCAAGACGGACCGCCTCAGCCGCTGCGCGGTGGGGGTAGACCCCAAACCTGCGCCCGAAACCGTGTTCGTCACCCAGGGCAAGACCGAACTCAAGGGCCAGAAGCTGGTGTACGACGAGACCGACGGCATCGCCCGCATTGACGGCCCGATCACCTTCGCGCGTCCCAGCGACGACGGCCCCCTGACGGGCCAGAGCGAGCGCATCGAGGTAAACGTTGATCAGGAAAAGACCACCCTCGTGGGGGGCGTGGTCCTGAACAGCAAGGGTGGACGCGTCAGCAAAGCTGCCCGGGTGGAGTACGACGATCAGGCCAACATCGCCCGCCTGATTGGCACCCCCGAGCAGCCTGCCGAGAGCCGTCAGGGCAACGACGTACTCAGCGCCCAATTGCTGATCTACAACCTCGATCGCGACGAGGTGGTGGTGCGCGCCGGGGAGAACGGCAATATCACCGGTGAGTTTCAGGATGAACAGGGCAGCTCCAGTTCGGGCCCGTCCTCCTCGCCCTCGCCCGCCAGCAGGCCCCCCGCCCCCTGA
- a CDS encoding L-lactate dehydrogenase, whose protein sequence is MKVAVVGAGLVGATAAYALTLRGSCSDLVLVDRDEARAQAEAQDIAHAAPVSHGTRVSSGGYAALADARVVVVAAGANQQPGESRLDLLDKNAAIFRAVIPQIAHHAPQAVLLIATNPVDLLTDLAGRLAPGQSVLGSGTVLDSARFRHMIAQRANVDPRHVHGYVLGEHGDSEVLAWSTAAVAGLPVADFMAARGLEWTPELRGEIDTGTRDAAATIIQGKRATYYGIGAALARIAEAVLGDRRSVLTVSAPTPEYGVSLSLPRIVGAGGVEGTLLPTLTPQEAAALQESADVLQKRGERLKA, encoded by the coding sequence ATGAAGGTGGCTGTGGTCGGCGCGGGCCTCGTCGGCGCGACCGCGGCCTACGCCCTGACCCTGCGCGGCTCGTGCAGTGACCTCGTGCTCGTGGACCGCGACGAGGCCCGCGCGCAGGCCGAAGCGCAAGACATTGCCCACGCCGCGCCCGTGAGCCACGGCACGCGGGTGAGCAGCGGCGGTTACGCGGCTCTGGCGGACGCGCGGGTGGTCGTGGTGGCCGCTGGGGCCAACCAGCAGCCCGGTGAGAGCCGTCTGGACCTGCTGGACAAGAACGCGGCCATCTTCCGTGCGGTGATCCCGCAGATCGCCCACCACGCGCCGCAAGCGGTGCTGCTGATCGCCACCAATCCGGTGGACCTCCTGACGGACCTGGCAGGCCGCCTTGCTCCCGGGCAGTCGGTACTGGGGTCCGGCACGGTGTTGGACAGCGCCCGGTTTCGGCACATGATCGCCCAGCGGGCCAATGTAGATCCCCGGCACGTCCACGGTTATGTGCTGGGCGAGCACGGCGACAGCGAGGTGCTGGCCTGGAGCACGGCCGCCGTCGCCGGGCTGCCTGTGGCCGACTTTATGGCTGCCCGCGGCCTGGAGTGGACGCCCGAACTGCGCGGGGAGATCGACACCGGCACGCGGGACGCTGCCGCCACCATCATCCAGGGCAAACGCGCCACCTACTACGGCATCGGCGCAGCCCTGGCCCGCATCGCGGAAGCGGTACTGGGGGACCGCCGCTCGGTGTTGACGGTCAGCGCTCCCACGCCGGAATACGGGGTCAGCCTCAGCCTGCCGCGCATCGTGGGAGCGGGTGGCGTGGAGGGCACGCTGCTCCCCACCCTGACCCCGCAGGAGGCGGCGGCGCTGCAAGAGAGTGCGGACGTCCTGCAGAAGCGGGGAGAGCGGCTGAAGGCGTAA
- a CDS encoding universal stress protein yields the protein MSDPLIIRAGAGSDSHDTDSQTGGPASAPPFARITVALDFSPTSLYALNLARTRFPGAQLHLVHVTDARATARADFGGGVMPAGPDPAMLNVLEGADADRLAEVVQEGEETELLVGDPVTGILNAAERWGAELIVVGTHAKGAVEHFLVGSSAEKLVARSPLPVLTVRGPA from the coding sequence ATGAGCGATCCGCTGATCATCAGGGCCGGGGCCGGTTCGGACTCCCACGACACGGACAGCCAGACCGGTGGGCCAGCCTCTGCACCCCCCTTCGCGCGCATCACGGTGGCCCTCGACTTTTCACCCACCTCGCTGTACGCGCTGAACCTGGCCCGCACGCGCTTTCCGGGCGCGCAACTGCACCTCGTCCACGTAACCGACGCCCGCGCGACGGCCCGGGCAGACTTCGGCGGGGGAGTCATGCCTGCCGGCCCGGACCCTGCCATGCTGAACGTGCTGGAGGGCGCGGATGCAGACAGGTTGGCGGAAGTGGTGCAGGAGGGCGAGGAAACCGAGTTGCTCGTGGGGGACCCGGTGACGGGCATCCTAAATGCGGCTGAACGCTGGGGCGCGGAGCTGATCGTGGTGGGCACCCACGCCAAGGGCGCGGTGGAACACTTCCTCGTGGGCAGCAGCGCCGAGAAGCTCGTGGCCCGCAGTCCCCTGCCCGTGCTGACTGTGCGGGGTCCCGCATGA
- a CDS encoding MBL fold metallo-hydrolase RNA specificity domain-containing protein has protein sequence MHLQSLGAALTVTGSAHLLRTRSGGMVLIDCGLFQGSDELEARNREPFPFEPSDLAAVIVTHAHLDHVGRLPLLVNRGYRGPIFCTPPTAALAETVLLDSARLQVEGFRQDLRRARRQGRESEVLPPLYEEEDVHRTLALLRPALEFGEAANIGPLRVTPGRGGHILGSAYLLIEADGERLIMSGDLGNRESGLQLDFTLPPPADAVVIETTYANRTHRSLPETLAEFRDALHKSVRAGGKILIPTFAIERAQFILYELKALMDAGEVPRIPVFLDSPMAARATHEYFEYGDELIPEVRDALRSGEDPFRPSTLHTVVTSAESQRINRYDGPAIILAGNGMMTGGRIQHHLRHHLWKPGTSLIIVSYQSPSSLGGRIVAGAQTVHIMGEEIAVKAQIHTIGGFSAHADQDDLLDFLESTGQPRVWLVHGEPDVMGAFLPVLSERGLTGNIVPDHHEVDLLSTSFSEGRPPGMLEHTGDGKGSEGGE, from the coding sequence ATGCATCTTCAAAGCCTGGGGGCGGCCCTTACCGTGACGGGCAGCGCACACCTGCTCAGGACGCGGAGCGGCGGAATGGTCCTGATCGACTGCGGCCTGTTTCAGGGCAGCGACGAGTTGGAAGCCCGCAACCGCGAGCCCTTTCCCTTCGAGCCGTCCGATCTGGCGGCCGTGATCGTCACGCACGCGCACCTCGATCACGTGGGGAGGTTGCCGCTGCTCGTCAATCGGGGCTACCGGGGACCGATCTTCTGCACGCCTCCCACGGCAGCCCTGGCCGAGACGGTGCTGCTGGACTCGGCCCGCTTGCAGGTGGAGGGCTTTCGCCAGGACCTGCGCCGCGCCCGCCGCCAGGGCCGTGAGTCCGAGGTCCTGCCCCCCCTGTACGAGGAAGAAGATGTTCACCGCACCCTCGCCCTGCTGCGCCCCGCCCTGGAGTTCGGAGAGGCCGCGAACATCGGGCCGCTGCGCGTTACGCCGGGGCGGGGGGGACACATCCTGGGCAGCGCTTACCTGCTTATCGAGGCCGATGGCGAGCGCCTGATCATGTCCGGCGATCTGGGCAACCGCGAGAGCGGCCTGCAACTGGACTTCACCCTGCCGCCTCCCGCCGACGCGGTGGTCATCGAAACCACCTACGCCAACCGCACCCACCGCTCGCTGCCGGAAACGCTGGCCGAATTCCGCGACGCCCTGCACAAGAGCGTTCGTGCGGGCGGCAAGATCTTGATTCCGACATTTGCCATCGAGCGGGCGCAGTTCATCCTGTATGAACTGAAGGCCCTGATGGACGCGGGCGAGGTGCCCCGGATTCCGGTGTTTCTCGACTCTCCGATGGCGGCCCGCGCCACCCACGAGTATTTCGAGTACGGCGACGAGCTGATCCCCGAGGTGCGGGACGCGCTACGAAGCGGGGAAGACCCCTTCCGGCCCTCCACGCTCCACACCGTGGTCACGAGCGCCGAGTCGCAGCGCATCAACCGCTACGACGGCCCGGCGATTATCCTGGCGGGCAACGGCATGATGACCGGAGGGCGCATTCAGCACCACCTGCGCCACCACCTCTGGAAGCCGGGCACCAGCCTGATCATCGTGTCCTACCAGTCGCCCAGCAGCCTCGGTGGACGCATCGTGGCGGGGGCACAGACGGTCCACATCATGGGTGAGGAAATCGCCGTCAAGGCCCAGATTCACACCATTGGCGGCTTTTCCGCCCACGCCGATCAGGACGACTTGCTGGACTTTCTGGAATCTACGGGCCAGCCGCGCGTCTGGCTGGTCCACGGCGAGCCGGACGTGATGGGAGCCTTCCTGCCCGTGCTCTCGGAGCGCGGTTTGACCGGCAACATCGTGCCGGACCACCACGAGGTGGACCTGCTGAGCACGTCGTTCTCGGAAGGGCGGCCTCCGGGAATGCTGGAGCACACGGGAGATGGGAAAGGCAGCGAAGGCGGCGAGTAG
- a CDS encoding 3'-5' exonuclease: MTAPASLPLAALHQPIIFVDTETGGRDPARHPLLTVGLVTLTPGGEITRPLHVQVRHERYDVDEEAMQVNGIDLVAHHAEALPPEEAANAVRAYAREVGRVVLGGHNLHFDTGFLRALLPDLGQVFRRGRVDTKLTAQFLIHAGLLPRKLGTPLDQLAKHFGLEYQAHDALEDATVTAKLYAELLRVAAPAVRED; encoded by the coding sequence ATGACTGCCCCTGCCTCTCTCCCGCTGGCCGCGCTGCACCAGCCCATCATCTTTGTCGACACCGAGACGGGCGGACGTGACCCTGCGCGCCATCCTCTGCTGACGGTGGGGCTGGTCACGCTGACCCCCGGGGGCGAAATCACACGGCCCCTGCACGTCCAAGTGCGGCACGAGCGCTACGACGTGGACGAGGAAGCGATGCAGGTCAACGGCATTGATCTGGTGGCCCACCACGCCGAGGCCCTGCCGCCAGAGGAAGCGGCAAACGCGGTGCGCGCCTATGCCCGCGAAGTCGGGCGGGTGGTTCTGGGCGGGCACAACCTGCACTTCGACACCGGCTTTCTGCGGGCCCTGCTGCCGGACCTGGGGCAGGTATTTCGGCGCGGGCGGGTGGACACCAAGTTGACCGCCCAGTTCCTGATTCACGCGGGTCTGCTGCCGCGCAAGCTGGGCACACCGCTTGATCAACTCGCCAAGCATTTTGGGCTGGAATACCAGGCCCACGACGCGCTGGAAGACGCGACGGTGACGGCGAAGCTGTATGCGGAACTGCTGCGGGTGGCGGCTCCCGCCGTACGCGAGGACTGA
- a CDS encoding DUF3105 domain-containing protein, whose product MNRTLLLALLPLALAACGDKGIQGLKTFKHEGGDHRSGSLTYAETPPAGGAHNPVWQNCGVYTQPLYNEYAVHSLEHGAVWITYRPDLGAEGVAELKKLVDGHTYALLSPYEGLPSPVVASAWNAQVAVEGPTDERLKAFLDKYEQGPTAPERGAACSGGYGETR is encoded by the coding sequence GTGAACCGGACGCTCCTCCTCGCCCTGCTGCCCCTCGCCCTCGCCGCCTGTGGAGACAAGGGCATCCAGGGCCTCAAGACCTTCAAGCACGAGGGCGGTGACCACCGCAGCGGCTCGCTGACCTACGCCGAGACGCCGCCCGCGGGCGGCGCCCACAACCCCGTGTGGCAGAACTGCGGCGTCTACACCCAGCCTCTCTACAACGAGTACGCCGTTCACAGCCTGGAACACGGCGCGGTGTGGATCACCTACCGGCCGGACCTGGGCGCCGAGGGGGTGGCCGAACTCAAGAAACTGGTGGACGGACACACCTACGCGTTGCTCAGCCCCTACGAGGGTCTGCCCTCTCCGGTGGTGGCGAGCGCGTGGAACGCCCAGGTGGCAGTGGAGGGTCCCACGGACGAACGCCTTAAAGCGTTCCTCGACAAGTACGAGCAGGGCCCCACTGCGCCCGAACGCGGCGCGGCCTGCTCGGGTGGGTACGGGGAAACGCGGTAG
- a CDS encoding sulfurtransferase — protein sequence MSQVPLTAQSPLKSANWLIEHLHDPGLRVLDCRYTLADPLVGRIAYLESHVPGAIYADLETDLSGPVQESGAGGRHPLPDPEGLAAWLGRVGIGNGHTVVTYDDPRGGQGFYATRAWWLLRWLGHREVYVLDGGWPAYMQERGPTSNTERPHSGTVFIPHVQPGMVATAADVMKRGVNTVLIDSRAVNRYLGEVEPIDRKAGHIPGAINREWMGAQDDGGHWRGGEAQSARLHVGNAPTIMYCGSGVSATPNLLARELAGVPLGPDNRLYAGSWSDWISEDMRPVATGEGS from the coding sequence ATGTCCCAAGTTCCCTTGACGGCCCAGTCCCCGCTCAAGTCGGCCAACTGGCTCATCGAACACCTACACGATCCCGGCTTGCGGGTGCTGGACTGCCGCTACACCCTGGCAGACCCGCTTGTAGGGCGCATCGCGTATCTGGAAAGCCACGTTCCAGGGGCCATCTACGCCGATCTGGAAACGGACCTCAGCGGGCCCGTGCAGGAGAGCGGTGCGGGGGGCCGCCATCCCCTACCGGACCCTGAAGGACTGGCGGCGTGGCTGGGGCGGGTAGGGATAGGCAACGGTCACACGGTGGTGACCTACGACGATCCTCGGGGCGGCCAGGGCTTTTACGCCACCCGGGCGTGGTGGCTGCTGCGCTGGCTGGGGCACCGCGAGGTGTATGTGCTGGACGGCGGCTGGCCCGCATACATGCAGGAACGCGGGCCCACCAGCAACACCGAGCGCCCGCACTCCGGCACCGTCTTTATTCCCCATGTACAGCCGGGCATGGTGGCGACGGCGGCGGACGTGATGAAGCGCGGCGTGAATACAGTGCTGATCGACTCGCGGGCAGTCAACCGCTACCTGGGCGAGGTGGAGCCGATAGACCGCAAGGCCGGACACATCCCGGGGGCCATCAACCGCGAGTGGATGGGCGCGCAGGATGACGGGGGCCACTGGCGCGGCGGCGAGGCCCAATCCGCCCGGCTGCACGTGGGCAACGCCCCCACCATCATGTATTGCGGCAGCGGCGTGAGCGCCACCCCCAATCTGCTCGCCCGCGAACTGGCGGGCGTGCCCCTGGGGCCGGACAACCGCCTGTACGCCGGATCGTGGAGCGACTGGATCAGCGAGGACATGAGGCCGGTGGCGACAGGAGAGGGAAGCTGA
- a CDS encoding VLRF1 family aeRF1-type release factor, with the protein MLTRADIQRIQSLPDDAMVLMAVVNDNPSREDNMGTGLQSRVKVQMTESGVPPTVMNQVLEDLGAQRDHHGKSTLYVVGQDSFDRFEIQADLPERFHYGRPLKSLLAAILELMPTVAVLAVDQEWARLFILRQGELTEVRREENVRLDDGDRWDTMVSGTRHVPGAPGSGGAGRGQPGSGPRSDSGTDLFQNREAAALQRFYNTIAEDLTERFRRAGIEQLVLVGPVQRVAEFKAEISKTAPFEVIGETNVSGGTGWVHAGEILEKIAPIVEARRQQAEAELLAELQEKGVMELERVLEMVQEARIYRLVIPEDGSQFHVYRSHNREVPYFTGKKDQTESPLDGSLMERVTLEEILPDLIDLYGLEVRRLHGDHAQRLVKEFGGVGGLPRY; encoded by the coding sequence ATGCTGACCCGAGCGGATATCCAGAGGATTCAGAGCCTGCCCGACGACGCGATGGTGCTGATGGCTGTCGTGAACGACAACCCGTCGCGTGAGGACAATATGGGCACGGGCCTCCAGTCGCGCGTGAAAGTGCAGATGACGGAGTCGGGCGTGCCCCCCACCGTCATGAACCAGGTGCTCGAAGACCTGGGCGCGCAGCGGGACCACCACGGCAAGAGCACCCTGTACGTGGTGGGTCAGGATTCATTTGACCGATTCGAGATTCAAGCGGACCTGCCCGAGCGCTTTCATTACGGGCGTCCCCTCAAGTCGCTGCTCGCGGCCATCCTGGAGCTGATGCCGACCGTGGCGGTGCTCGCCGTGGACCAGGAATGGGCGCGCCTGTTTATCCTGCGCCAGGGCGAGCTGACCGAGGTGCGCCGCGAGGAAAACGTGCGCCTGGACGATGGAGACCGCTGGGACACCATGGTCTCCGGCACCCGCCACGTGCCCGGTGCGCCGGGGTCCGGGGGTGCGGGGCGGGGCCAGCCTGGCAGTGGGCCGCGCAGCGACAGCGGCACGGACCTCTTTCAAAACCGTGAGGCCGCTGCACTCCAGCGCTTCTACAACACCATTGCCGAGGACCTGACCGAGCGCTTTCGGCGGGCGGGCATCGAGCAGCTCGTGCTCGTCGGCCCGGTGCAGCGCGTGGCCGAGTTCAAAGCGGAGATTTCCAAGACGGCCCCCTTCGAGGTCATCGGCGAGACGAACGTGTCCGGCGGTACGGGTTGGGTGCACGCAGGCGAGATACTGGAAAAGATCGCGCCCATCGTGGAAGCGCGGCGGCAGCAGGCTGAGGCCGAACTGCTCGCGGAGCTGCAGGAAAAGGGTGTTATGGAGCTGGAGCGCGTGTTGGAAATGGTGCAGGAAGCGCGCATCTACCGCCTCGTGATTCCCGAGGACGGCTCACAGTTCCACGTTTACCGCAGCCATAACCGCGAAGTGCCCTACTTCACGGGCAAGAAGGACCAGACCGAGAGTCCCCTCGACGGTAGCCTGATGGAACGCGTGACCCTGGAAGAGATCCTCCCCGACCTGATCGACCTTTACGGTCTGGAGGTGCGCCGCCTGCACGGTGACCACGCCCAGCGCCTGGTAAAGGAGTTCGGGGGTGTGGGAGGACTTCCCCGCTACTGA